A genomic segment from Pyrodictium occultum encodes:
- a CDS encoding lipoate--protein ligase family protein has product MLRVILDLEGHPASWQMAVDEALLRLRGEGAVPDTLRVYVFNPPAVTIGRFQRLEASVDLEEARRMGIDVVRRFTGGGSVYHDPAGEVTYSIALGLDSLPGLRDVEESYRVLCRGVVEALRVLGVEAEFKPVNDVVVAGRKISGNAQARAAGALLQHGTLLYASDLQVMARLLRAPREKLESHGARSIEERVTTVERVLGRRPAREEAALALVEGFRRALGYDTVRLDVLSPEEESLARRLEERYRSSWWLRRR; this is encoded by the coding sequence GTGCTGCGGGTGATCCTGGACCTGGAGGGCCACCCCGCCTCCTGGCAGATGGCGGTGGACGAGGCGCTGCTCCGGCTCCGCGGCGAGGGCGCGGTCCCGGACACGCTCAGAGTCTACGTCTTCAACCCCCCGGCGGTGACTATCGGGAGGTTCCAGAGGCTCGAGGCCAGCGTGGACCTGGAGGAGGCCAGGAGGATGGGGATCGACGTGGTGAGGAGGTTCACAGGCGGGGGGAGCGTCTACCACGACCCGGCGGGGGAGGTTACATACTCCATAGCGTTGGGGCTGGACTCTCTCCCAGGGCTGAGGGACGTGGAGGAGAGCTACCGGGTCCTCTGCAGGGGCGTTGTGGAGGCGCTCCGCGTCCTGGGCGTGGAGGCCGAGTTCAAGCCGGTGAACGACGTGGTCGTGGCCGGGAGGAAGATCTCGGGGAACGCGCAGGCGAGGGCCGCGGGGGCGCTGCTCCAGCACGGCACCCTCCTCTACGCCTCAGACCTCCAGGTCATGGCCAGGCTCCTCCGCGCCCCCAGGGAGAAGCTGGAGAGCCACGGGGCCCGGAGCATAGAGGAGAGGGTCACCACCGTCGAGAGGGTGCTGGGCCGCCGCCCCGCCCGGGAGGAGGCCGCCCTGGCGCTGGTGGAGGGCTTCCGACGCGCCCTCGGCTACGACACCGTGAGGCTGGACGTCCTCAGCCCGGAGGAGGAGAGCCTGGCCCGGCGGCTGGAGGAGAGGTACCGGAGCAGCTGGTGGCTCCGCCGGAGGTAG
- a CDS encoding AAA family ATPase: MARGYALAAVRADREGRIQEAISNYKKAIDILGKIVRLYPDNPLAHVYRGIIQQYRRRVEQLEKLGVPASPAEAEQLEDWIVTERPRVRFSDIADLEHAKQAIKEAIIYPVRRPDLFPLGWPRGILLFGPPGCGKTMLAAAVANEVDGVFFNVDAASIMSKWLGDAEKRVRMLFEKAREAARGGRPAIIFIDEIDALLGVHESEVGGEVRVRNQFLKEMDGLQDKSSKLHVYVIGATNKPWKLDEPFIRRFQKRIYIPPPDRRARLELFKLYTRGLRLTPDVDLEKLADMTEGYSASDIKDIVMEAHLRTVRELFERQGGQGEPRPLTMEDFVESIRSRRPSITREMIEAYEKWYERFRG; this comes from the coding sequence ATGGCCCGGGGCTACGCCCTCGCGGCCGTGAGGGCCGACCGGGAGGGCAGGATACAGGAGGCTATATCGAACTACAAGAAGGCCATAGATATACTCGGCAAGATAGTGAGGCTCTACCCCGACAACCCACTGGCCCATGTCTACCGCGGGATAATCCAGCAGTACCGCCGCCGGGTAGAGCAGCTCGAGAAGCTCGGGGTCCCGGCCTCCCCGGCGGAGGCGGAGCAGCTCGAGGACTGGATAGTCACGGAGAGGCCTAGGGTGAGGTTCAGCGACATAGCGGACCTGGAGCACGCGAAGCAGGCGATAAAGGAAGCTATAATATACCCGGTTAGGAGGCCGGATCTCTTCCCCCTCGGCTGGCCCCGCGGGATACTCCTCTTCGGCCCGCCGGGCTGCGGCAAGACAATGCTCGCCGCGGCGGTGGCCAACGAGGTGGACGGGGTCTTCTTCAACGTGGACGCGGCCAGCATCATGAGCAAGTGGCTGGGGGACGCCGAGAAGAGGGTGAGGATGCTCTTCGAGAAGGCGCGCGAGGCGGCCCGCGGCGGGAGGCCGGCGATAATATTCATTGACGAGATAGATGCGCTCCTCGGCGTCCACGAGAGCGAGGTCGGCGGGGAGGTTAGGGTGAGAAACCAGTTCCTCAAGGAGATGGACGGGCTCCAGGACAAGAGCAGCAAGCTGCACGTATACGTTATAGGCGCCACCAACAAGCCGTGGAAGCTAGACGAGCCCTTCATAAGGAGGTTCCAGAAGAGAATCTACATACCCCCGCCCGACCGGAGGGCCAGGCTGGAGCTCTTCAAGCTCTACACCCGCGGGCTCCGGCTGACCCCCGACGTGGACCTGGAGAAGCTCGCCGACATGACCGAGGGCTACAGCGCCAGCGACATAAAGGACATAGTCATGGAGGCCCACCTCCGCACCGTGAGGGAGCTGTTCGAGCGGCAGGGAGGCCAGGGCGAGCCCAGGCCCCTGACCATGGAGGACTTCGTGGAGTCGATAAGGTCCAGAAGGCCGAGCATAACGAGGGAGATGATAGAGGCCTACGAGAAGTGGTACGAGAGGTTCAGGGGCTAG
- a CDS encoding winged helix-turn-helix transcriptional regulator — translation MARLGDLEERVLSYLRDHPGSGPREIADALGEPLQRVRAALQRLRDAGLAARGEEGRYYAVAPAVRGLPRRELRRPGGHFSPGDLEAVVAKLAELEERVGMLEAAVERLLRRCGARGDESSAL, via the coding sequence ATGGCCAGGCTGGGCGACCTGGAGGAGAGGGTGCTGAGCTACCTCCGCGACCACCCGGGCAGCGGGCCGAGGGAGATAGCTGACGCGCTCGGAGAGCCCCTGCAGAGGGTGCGGGCGGCGCTCCAGAGGCTCCGCGACGCCGGCCTCGCCGCCCGCGGCGAGGAGGGCCGCTACTACGCCGTCGCCCCCGCGGTCCGCGGGCTGCCCCGCAGGGAGCTGCGCCGCCCCGGGGGCCACTTCTCCCCCGGCGACCTCGAGGCGGTGGTTGCGAAGCTCGCGGAGCTCGAGGAGAGGGTCGGGATGCTCGAGGCTGCGGTGGAGAGGCTTCTCCGCCGCTGCGGGGCCCGCGGCGATGAGTCCAGCGCCTTATAG
- a CDS encoding RecB-family nuclease, whose protein sequence is MRPRVAVVVHDVSSAQRLIDMAKLVYGLGFTHLVATKVYGAAASSGVPEAMRLALRLGRSFSVLPSVKDAVEILSPGRIVVVSREYGEPVDPWSYAEKLAGEESLMIVLGGIDAAPGRDVAGLGEAVYPVGSEGRLTPVAEAALLLYPLARRISRETS, encoded by the coding sequence TTGAGGCCGAGGGTGGCCGTAGTGGTTCACGACGTCTCGAGCGCGCAGCGCCTCATAGACATGGCTAAGCTCGTCTACGGCCTAGGCTTTACCCACCTGGTGGCCACCAAGGTCTACGGCGCCGCCGCCTCCAGCGGGGTCCCGGAGGCGATGAGGCTGGCGCTGCGGCTGGGGAGGAGCTTCTCGGTGCTGCCCAGCGTGAAGGACGCCGTGGAGATCCTCTCCCCTGGGAGGATAGTGGTGGTGTCGAGGGAGTACGGGGAGCCCGTGGACCCGTGGAGCTACGCGGAGAAGCTGGCCGGGGAGGAGAGCCTGATGATAGTCCTCGGCGGGATAGACGCGGCCCCGGGCAGGGACGTGGCGGGGCTCGGGGAGGCTGTCTACCCCGTGGGGAGCGAGGGCAGGCTAACCCCGGTGGCCGAGGCGGCGCTCCTCCTCTACCCCCTGGCTAGGAGGATTTCTCGAGAAACCTCCTAA
- a CDS encoding DNA cytosine methyltransferase, translated as MLGVVDLFAGAGGFAEGFRRAGFRILLGVDNDPAAIRSYKANFPESVALAMDIKEVTGALIERLVGRPDVVIGSPPCEPYTGANPRRMRNPLDRLYQDPAGQLALHFARIVGELRPRVFVMENVPGILDVEEELRRVFAEAGYPRIYFNLLRAEDYGTPSHRLRVFISNIRIKPPRRRRRITVEEALRGLPEPGSEGVLNHEPPSMSPRKARRIARLRWGQALIYYEGAEGRRYPNLIRLDPRRHAPTVLGSSRFIHPYEPRFLTVREQARLMGFPDNHVFLGGRDEQYNQVGEAVPVPLAEAIAWEVRRFLEKSS; from the coding sequence GTGCTAGGCGTCGTTGACCTCTTCGCGGGCGCCGGGGGGTTTGCGGAGGGGTTCCGGCGGGCTGGGTTCCGCATCCTCCTGGGCGTGGACAACGACCCGGCGGCGATAAGGAGCTATAAGGCGAACTTCCCCGAGTCGGTAGCCCTCGCCATGGATATCAAGGAGGTGACGGGGGCGCTTATAGAGAGGCTCGTGGGCCGCCCCGACGTGGTGATAGGCAGCCCTCCCTGCGAGCCCTACACCGGCGCCAACCCCAGGAGGATGCGGAACCCCCTGGACAGGCTCTACCAGGACCCGGCGGGGCAGCTGGCCCTGCACTTCGCCAGGATAGTCGGGGAGCTGCGGCCCAGGGTATTCGTCATGGAGAACGTGCCCGGCATCCTGGACGTGGAGGAGGAGCTGCGCCGCGTCTTCGCCGAGGCCGGGTACCCGAGGATATACTTTAACCTCCTCCGGGCGGAGGACTACGGCACCCCCAGCCACAGGCTCCGCGTATTCATCTCAAACATCAGGATAAAGCCGCCCAGGAGGAGGCGGAGGATAACCGTCGAGGAGGCCCTGCGCGGGCTCCCCGAGCCGGGCAGCGAGGGAGTGCTGAACCACGAGCCCCCCTCCATGAGCCCCAGGAAGGCCAGGAGGATAGCGAGGCTCCGCTGGGGCCAGGCCCTCATCTACTACGAGGGCGCCGAGGGCCGCCGCTACCCCAACCTGATAAGGCTGGACCCCCGCCGCCACGCGCCCACGGTGCTGGGCTCCAGCAGGTTCATCCACCCCTACGAGCCCAGGTTCCTCACCGTCAGGGAGCAGGCCAGGCTGATGGGGTTCCCCGATAACCACGTCTTCCTCGGAGGGAGGGACGAGCAGTACAACCAGGTGGGGGAGGCCGTCCCGGTCCCGCTGGCGGAGGCTATAGCCTGGGAGGTTAGGAGGTTTCTCGAGAAATCCTCCTAG
- a CDS encoding helix-turn-helix domain-containing protein: MQGSELEKFYLFVERLVDSEARQVIQALYEEGGELSEADIAEKTGLKLNAVRRALNLLAEKGLVVYRRQRHPEKNRLVFYWRINYEGLPAIIEARRRAALERLRTLLEGEEGTYYYVCPNDGTKYTFEEALEHEFTCPRCGTMLVPDPDRELRIQILRQYVSLLEAEVNSARRR, from the coding sequence ATGCAGGGCAGCGAGCTTGAGAAGTTCTACCTGTTCGTGGAGAGGCTTGTGGACAGCGAGGCCCGGCAGGTGATCCAGGCCCTCTACGAGGAGGGGGGCGAGCTCTCCGAGGCCGATATAGCTGAGAAGACGGGGTTGAAGCTCAACGCCGTCCGCAGGGCCCTCAACCTCCTGGCGGAGAAGGGGCTTGTCGTGTACAGGAGGCAGAGGCACCCGGAGAAGAACAGGCTCGTCTTCTACTGGAGGATAAACTACGAGGGCCTCCCGGCGATCATCGAGGCGAGAAGGAGGGCTGCGCTGGAGAGGCTCCGGACGCTGCTCGAGGGGGAGGAGGGCACCTACTACTACGTCTGCCCCAACGATGGGACCAAGTACACGTTCGAGGAGGCGCTGGAGCACGAGTTCACCTGCCCCAGGTGCGGCACCATGCTTGTCCCGGACCCGGACCGGGAGCTGCGTATACAGATCCTCCGGCAGTACGTGTCGCTGCTGGAGGCGGAGGTGAACAGTGCTAGGCGTCGTTGA
- a CDS encoding tRNA (cytidine(56)-2'-O)-methyltransferase, whose amino-acid sequence MPAVHPAERYGRVYVLRIGHRPQRDKRITTHVGLVARAFGANGFILGDVCDDHVMESLRGVLERWGGSMELRCGVSSRRYVAEWKRGGGEVIHLTMYGLHVDDVIGEIRASPRPKLIVVGAEKVPPFFYEAADYNVAIGNQPHSEVAALAVFLDRLYGGEELRIEFPGARVKIIPSPRGKRVVSLE is encoded by the coding sequence ATGCCGGCTGTCCACCCTGCTGAGAGGTACGGCCGGGTCTACGTGCTCCGGATAGGCCACAGGCCCCAGCGCGACAAGAGGATAACCACCCACGTGGGCCTCGTAGCCAGGGCGTTCGGGGCCAACGGCTTCATACTCGGCGACGTCTGCGACGACCACGTGATGGAGTCGCTCCGCGGGGTGCTGGAGAGATGGGGCGGCTCGATGGAGCTGCGCTGCGGGGTCAGCAGCCGCCGCTACGTGGCTGAGTGGAAGAGGGGCGGCGGCGAGGTCATACACTTGACCATGTACGGGCTTCACGTGGACGATGTCATAGGCGAGATAAGGGCCAGCCCCAGGCCTAAGCTGATAGTCGTGGGGGCGGAGAAGGTGCCCCCGTTCTTCTACGAGGCCGCCGACTACAACGTGGCTATAGGGAACCAGCCGCACAGCGAGGTGGCCGCGCTGGCAGTGTTCCTCGACCGGCTCTACGGGGGCGAGGAGCTCCGCATCGAGTTCCCCGGGGCCAGGGTGAAGATCATACCATCGCCCAGGGGCAAAAGAGTAGTAAGCCTGGAGTGA
- the hflX gene encoding GTPase HflX, with protein sequence MKRAILALPRSMEGWEEREAYALVETAGYRVEGVVRYRPVSRSRLFSRAKLEEIAASARGLRDDEEARIIVYDELKPREYFRVVREAGVEAIDRTLLILEIFALHAGSREAKLQIELARLRHRLPLVKEAIRLAKMRELPGFLGPGGYAVDAYYRYMVSRIARIRRELQRLRERRGLERRKRRSAGLPHVAIVGYASAGKTTLFNMLSGEAKPVGPEYFTTVSPKVKAVGVDGLRFAVVDTVGLISRIPPEIIEAFHSTLEEAAEADLILYVLDVSEEEHVLAEKLSEGLDTLRRIGVIDKPMVIAANKMDLVSDRSELDRVLRLVEAMASSVYPGLQGVIPVSAATGEGLGRLLCRLSTLLRGTAGSTCSG encoded by the coding sequence TTGAAGCGCGCCATTCTAGCCCTGCCGAGGAGTATGGAGGGTTGGGAAGAGAGGGAGGCATACGCGCTGGTGGAGACTGCAGGCTACCGTGTCGAGGGTGTCGTGCGCTACCGCCCCGTGTCGCGCTCCAGGCTCTTCAGCAGGGCTAAGCTCGAGGAGATCGCCGCCAGCGCCAGGGGGCTGCGGGACGACGAGGAGGCGAGGATAATAGTCTACGACGAGCTGAAGCCCCGGGAGTACTTTCGGGTGGTTAGGGAGGCCGGCGTGGAGGCTATAGACAGGACGCTCCTCATACTGGAGATCTTCGCCCTCCACGCTGGCAGCAGGGAGGCCAAGCTGCAGATAGAGCTGGCCCGGCTCAGGCACCGGCTGCCGCTGGTGAAGGAGGCTATAAGGCTTGCCAAGATGCGGGAGCTGCCCGGCTTTCTGGGCCCCGGCGGCTACGCGGTGGACGCCTACTACCGGTACATGGTCTCGAGGATAGCGAGGATAAGGAGGGAGCTGCAGAGGCTCCGGGAGCGTAGGGGGCTGGAGAGGAGGAAGAGGAGGAGCGCCGGGCTCCCCCACGTAGCTATAGTGGGCTACGCCAGCGCCGGCAAGACGACGCTGTTCAACATGCTGAGCGGGGAGGCTAAGCCCGTTGGCCCGGAGTACTTCACAACCGTGTCCCCCAAGGTCAAGGCTGTAGGTGTTGACGGGCTCCGCTTCGCGGTGGTCGACACGGTCGGGCTCATCTCGAGGATACCCCCGGAGATCATAGAGGCCTTCCACTCCACCCTCGAGGAGGCCGCCGAGGCCGATCTAATCCTCTACGTGCTGGACGTGTCGGAGGAGGAGCACGTGCTGGCGGAGAAGCTGAGCGAGGGCCTCGACACGCTCCGGAGGATAGGGGTGATCGACAAGCCCATGGTGATAGCCGCCAACAAGATGGACCTGGTCAGCGACAGGAGCGAGCTCGACAGGGTGCTCCGGCTCGTGGAGGCCATGGCCTCCTCGGTCTACCCCGGGCTCCAGGGAGTTATACCCGTCTCAGCCGCGACCGGTGAGGGCCTGGGCAGGCTGCTATGCCGGCTGTCCACCCTGCTGAGAGGTACGGCCGGGTCTACGTGCTCCGGATAG
- a CDS encoding multiprotein bridging factor aMBF1 translates to MPLGRRRREVVYCEMCGRPIEGRSYTIVVEGVEMVVCESCYRRYMSRASTTRMDEPLRLRVAPGSRAPEPSGPRAARPAAPRRVRQRPPARRGSGLGLVERFEVVEDYAERVRRAREKLGLTQRELAVKVRVGENVIKRIEAGTLVPPIDLARRLERVLGVKLLEPVAEEPLEELEEGRDRGGFHLTLGDVAELRED, encoded by the coding sequence ATGCCGCTAGGGAGACGCCGCAGGGAGGTAGTCTACTGCGAGATGTGCGGCCGCCCGATAGAGGGGAGGAGCTACACCATAGTGGTCGAGGGCGTCGAGATGGTGGTCTGCGAGAGCTGCTACCGCCGCTACATGTCCCGCGCCTCCACTACGAGGATGGATGAGCCGCTGCGGCTCCGCGTGGCGCCCGGCTCCCGGGCGCCGGAGCCCAGTGGGCCGCGGGCCGCCAGGCCAGCGGCGCCCCGGAGGGTGCGGCAGAGGCCCCCCGCCCGCCGTGGTTCGGGGCTGGGGCTCGTCGAGCGCTTCGAGGTGGTGGAGGACTACGCTGAGAGGGTGAGGAGGGCCCGGGAGAAGCTCGGGCTAACCCAGCGGGAGCTGGCGGTGAAGGTCAGGGTCGGGGAGAATGTGATAAAGCGTATCGAGGCTGGGACACTGGTGCCCCCGATAGACCTGGCTAGGAGGCTGGAGAGGGTGCTGGGGGTGAAGCTGCTGGAGCCCGTAGCGGAGGAGCCGCTGGAGGAGCTGGAGGAGGGGAGAGACAGGGGCGGCTTCCACCTCACCCTAGGCGACGTCGCGGAGCTGCGCGAGGACTAG